The following coding sequences are from one Primulina eburnea isolate SZY01 chromosome 15, ASM2296580v1, whole genome shotgun sequence window:
- the LOC140814711 gene encoding potassium channel AKT2/3-like, with translation MFCAMKIMESDKNEEGKGVHDEDEAKKSTGFKNLSKIIVPPLGTSYTSQFNDSDGRIISPMDSRYRCWETVMVLLVAYSAWVSPYEIAFLKPDPSTPLYIADNVVDFFFAIDIVLTFFVAYIDPKTQLLVTDSRKIATRYLSTWFIMDALSTIPFETIAFLISGKHQLSVAYSALGVLRLWRLRRVNSFFTRIEKDIRFSYFWVRCARLLFVTLLLVHCAACVAYLIADRYPDKENTWIGSSNPNFKNESLRIRYISALYWSVATMATVGYGDIHAVNSLEMVFIILYMLLNLGLTSYIIGNMTNLVVEGTRRTMEFRNSIEATSSFVSRNRLPQRLKGKIMAYMCMRYKAERLNQQKLIEQLPKPLCLSIQQHMFLPTLEKVYLFSGVSREILLLLIADMKAEYVTPREDIIVQNEASDDIYVIVSGEVEMIECETEKEQVFKSGDIFGEFGAFCFSPQKFTYRTKTISQLLSLKTSSLTEAVKTREKDYVIMVKNFLQHHKMLEDLHIRDSFLEDVEDNGDSNASINLLGVASTGNALFLDELLDSGFDPDVGDVHGRTPLHIAASNGQKDCVLVLLKHACSLHLKDSKGNTALWDAIAAKRHSIFDILYSWASISNLYVAGDLLCTAAKRNNVIVIKDLLEHGFHVNSKNSSGKTPIQVANIENHVEMMKFLLINGAEADEIVKNKFYPLNSNRILQELDVGHRVVMPKTSKRAVVSSGGNEQRCNGETSESQCSWRIIIYRGNPENCRMTSCSAEPGRLIRLPSSVAELKTVAGRKFGFDATNASLLNEEGAEIDSIEVIRDNEKVFIVENGHNLVSI, from the exons GTGTTGGGAGACAGTAATGGTACTTTTGGTGGCATACTCTGCATGGGTATCTCCCTATGAAATCGCATTTCTAAAACCCGACCCAAGCACACCACTATACATAGCAGACAATGTTGTGGACTTCTTTTTTGCGATCGATATCGTCTTGACGTTTTTCGTCGCCTATATCGACCCAAAAACACAATTGCTGGTTACAGATTCGAGAAAAATTGCTACAAG GTACCTATCAACTTGGTTTATAATGGATGCTCTCTCAACAATCCCATTCGAGACCATAGCTTTCTTGATTTCCGGCAAGCATCAACTCTCCGTCGCTTACTCCGCCCTAGGAGTCCTTCGATTGTGGCGTCTCCGTCGAGTCAACTCATTTTTTACCAG GATCGAAAAGGATATCAGATTCAGCTATTTTTGGGTCAGATGTGCTAGACTCTTGTTT GTAACACTTCTGTTAGTGCATTGTGCTGCATGTGTGGCCTACTTGATAGCAGACAGATATCCAGACAAAGAGAACACATGGATTGGATCTTCCAATCCAAATTTCAAGAACGAAAGCCTTCGGATTAGATACATTTCAGCACTATATTGGTCCGTCGCCACAATGGCCACAGTTGGCTATGGGGATATCCATGCTGTCAACTCTTTAGAAATGGTTTTCATCATCCTCTACATGCTCTTGAATCTCGGCTTGACGTCTTACATCATCGGTAACATGACTAACTTGGTAGTCGAGGGCACACGAAGAACCATGGAGTTT AGAAACAGCATTGAGGCCACATCAAGTTTCGTGTCTCGAAACCGGTTGCCACAAAGATTGAAAGGGAAAATAATGGCTTATATGTGCATGAGATACAAAGCAGAGAGATTGAACCAGCAGAAGCTCATTGAACAGCTCCCAAAACCATTATGTCTAAGTATCCAGCAGCACATGTTCTTGCCTACTCTAGAGAAGGTTTACCTCTTCAGTGGCGTTTCTAGGGAGATTCTTCTTCTTTTG ATTGCGGATATGAAAGCAGAATATGTGACTCCAAGAGAGGACATTATAGTACAGAACGAGGCATCAGATGATATTTATGTTATTGTGTCTGGAGAAGTAGAAATGATAGAATGTGAAACAGAGAAAGAACAAGTTTTCAAATCCGGAGACATTTTTGGAGAATTTGGAGCATTTTGTTTTAGTCCTCAAAAGTTTACATACCGAACCAAGACGATTTCGCAGCTGCTCAGTCTCAAAACAAGCTCACTTACTGAAGCAGTGAAGACCAGAGAAAAAGACTATGTAATCATGGTTAAAAACTTTCTTCAG CATCACAAAATGCTTGAAGACTTACATATTCGGGATTCGTTTCTTGAAGATGTGGAAGACAATGGTGACTCTAACGCGTCGATTAATTTGCTGGGTGTAGCAAGTACCGGAAATGCGCTGTTTCTTGACGAGTTACTCGATTCAGGATTCGACCCTGATGTTGGAGACGTCCACGGAAGGACCCCATTG CATATTGCAGCTTCGAACGGGCAGAAAGACTGTGTTTTGGTGCTGCTGAAGCATGCTTGTAGCTTACATCTGAAAG ATTCGAAAGGAAACACAGCTTTATGGGATGCCATAGCAGCGAAGCGACATTCCATATTCGATATACTGTACAGTTGGGCTTCCATCTCCAATCTCTACGTGGCTGGTGACCTTTTATGTACAGCAGCAAAAAGAAATAACGTGATAGTGATAAAAGATTTACTTGAACATGGATTTCATGTGAACTCGAAGAATAGCTCTGGGAAGACTCCGATTCAGGTTGCAAACATAGAAAACCATGTGGAAATGATGAAATTTCTTCTGATAAATGGTGCTGAAGCTGATGAAATAGTTAAAAATAAGTTTTATCCATTAAACTCGAATCGAATTCTTCAAGAGTTAGATGTAGGACACCGTGTAGTCATGCCCAAGACATCGAAAAGAGCTGTTGTCTCATCAGGAGGAAACGAGCAGAGATGTAATGGCGAAACATCCGAGTCGCAATGTTCTTGGAGGATCATTATATACAGAGGAAATCCGGAAAACTGTAGAATGACAAGTTGCTCAGCCGAGCCGGGTAGGTTGATTAGATTGCCAAGCTCAGTGGCTGAGCTCAAGACTGTTGCAG GTCGAAAATTCGGATTTGATGCCACTAATGCATCATTATTGAATGAAGAAGGCGCTGAGATCGACTCAATCGAAGTGATAAGAGATAATGAAAAGGTGTTTATAGTCGAGAATGGGCATAATTTGGTGAGCATCTGA
- the LOC140814699 gene encoding serine hydroxymethyltransferase 7-like: MYMQEVKKNAQTLGVALSRRNCRLVTGGTDNHLLLWDLRNFGLTGKTYETVCEFCHITLNKVTIFDDNGKITPGGVRIGTPAMTSRGCLEADFETMTEFLLRAAQIASLVQRKHAKQPKSFLKGLENNQEIIELRARVESFAAQFAMPGLNA; the protein is encoded by the exons ATGTACATGCAAGAAGTGAAGAAAAATGCCCAGACTTTAGGGGTGGCTTTATCGAGAAGAAATTGTAGATTGGTCACTGGGGGAACTGATAATCACCTACTGCTTTGGGATCTCAGAAATTTCGGATTGACAG GCAAAACTTATGAGACGGTGTGTGAGTTCTGTCATATTACTCTCAATAAAGTCACAATCTTTGATGACAATGGCAAGATCACCCCTGGAGGCGTAAGAATCG GCacacctgcaatgacatccagAGGTTGCCTAGAGGCTGATTTTGAAACGATGACTGAATTCCTTCTAAGAGCTGCACAGATTGCAAGTCTGGTGCAGAGAAAACATGCAAAACAACCTAAATCTTTTCTGAAGGGGCTtgagaataaccaagaaatcaTTGAGCTCCGAGCACGAGTAGAAAGTTTTGCAGCCCAGTTTGCCATGCCAGGATTGAATGCATAA
- the LOC140814539 gene encoding uncharacterized protein isoform X2 — MESLTRLLRRARNPNPNGAAGGGEGKPTAVETETSSRRETISAKADGDCTASSDEEGRNKRVLMGSPPSDDVCPICFGSFDVPCRAPCGHWFCGGCILQYWNFSSALLQCKCPMCSQHIPKLMPEASLYCRTEGEIRKVLKDVGDYNRLFVGGISGIVLMFLGIVYSFGPFDFLHIGRRHIIDVFDYSAFTLSFIFYLAGLYLRRQRVRNVRELAGIQARQD; from the exons ATGGAATCGTTGACCCGTTTGCTTCGTAGAGCACGAAACCCGAACCCGAATGGAGCTGCCGGTGGAGGAGAAGGAAAACCGACCGCCGTTGAGACGGAGACGTCAAGTAGGAGAGAGACGATTTCTGCGAAAGCAGACGGCGACTGCACGGCGTCTTCTGATGAGGAAGGGAGAAACAAGAGGGTATTGATGGGAAGTCCACCTTCTGATGACGTCTGCCCTATTTGCTTTGGGAGCTTTGATGTTCCTTGCCGCGCTCCTTGTGGCCATTGGTTCTGTG GAGGTTGTATTTTGCAGTATTGGAACTTTAGTTCTGCATTGCTACAATGCAAGTGTCCCATGTGCTCTCAGCATATACCTAAGCTGATGCCTGAGGCATCATTGTATTGTAGAACTGAAGGAGAAATCAGAAAGGTTTTGAAGGATGTTGGTGACTATAATCGGTTGTTTGTGGGAGGCATTTCAGGAATAGTTCTG ATGTTCCTCGGAATCGTATACTCATTCGGCCCCTTTGATTTCCTACATATAG GCCGTCGACATATCATAGATGTGTTTGACTATTCTGCCTTCACGCTCTCGTTCATCTTCTATCTGGCTGGCCTTTATCTTCGTCGCCAGCGTGTTCGAAATGTAAGAGAGTTGGCTGGCATCCAAGCAAGGCAAGACTAA
- the LOC140814539 gene encoding uncharacterized protein isoform X1: MESLTRLLRRARNPNPNGAAGGGEGKPTAVETETSSRRETISAKADGDCTASSDEEGRNKRVLMGSPPSDDVCPICFGSFDVPCRAPCGHWFCGGCILQYWNFSSALLQCKCPMCSQHIPKLMPEASLYCRTEGEIRKVLKDVGDYNRLFVGGISGIVLKLTAIPLYIKRMFRDLLNPDRPGLHLHELRLIAMFLGIVYSFGPFDFLHIGRRHIIDVFDYSAFTLSFIFYLAGLYLRRQRVRNVRELAGIQARQD; this comes from the exons ATGGAATCGTTGACCCGTTTGCTTCGTAGAGCACGAAACCCGAACCCGAATGGAGCTGCCGGTGGAGGAGAAGGAAAACCGACCGCCGTTGAGACGGAGACGTCAAGTAGGAGAGAGACGATTTCTGCGAAAGCAGACGGCGACTGCACGGCGTCTTCTGATGAGGAAGGGAGAAACAAGAGGGTATTGATGGGAAGTCCACCTTCTGATGACGTCTGCCCTATTTGCTTTGGGAGCTTTGATGTTCCTTGCCGCGCTCCTTGTGGCCATTGGTTCTGTG GAGGTTGTATTTTGCAGTATTGGAACTTTAGTTCTGCATTGCTACAATGCAAGTGTCCCATGTGCTCTCAGCATATACCTAAGCTGATGCCTGAGGCATCATTGTATTGTAGAACTGAAGGAGAAATCAGAAAGGTTTTGAAGGATGTTGGTGACTATAATCGGTTGTTTGTGGGAGGCATTTCAGGAATAGTTCTG AAACTGACTGCTATTCCATTATACATCAAGAGAATGTTCCGTGATTTGTTGAATCCTGACAGACCTGGTCTTCATCTCCATGAATTGCGACTGATTGCA ATGTTCCTCGGAATCGTATACTCATTCGGCCCCTTTGATTTCCTACATATAG GCCGTCGACATATCATAGATGTGTTTGACTATTCTGCCTTCACGCTCTCGTTCATCTTCTATCTGGCTGGCCTTTATCTTCGTCGCCAGCGTGTTCGAAATGTAAGAGAGTTGGCTGGCATCCAAGCAAGGCAAGACTAA